GACGTGCTCGGCCCCGAGGGGCCGCTCTTCATCGACGGCAACCTCTACTACGTGGCGTGGACGACCGGGTCACTCTCCCGCTGGGACGGCAAGACCACCACCGTGCTCAATTCGATGCCCGGGTGCAGTCACAATGGCCTCGCCCTGACGAAGCGGAAGACCTTCCTGCTCGCCTGCACCGACGAACATGGGGCGATCCTCGAGCTGGACATGACGGGCCGGCAGCTCCACCGCTGGGATGCCGACGACCGGGGCCGCCCGTTCACCGGTGGCATCAACGACGTCGTGGTCACCCCGAATGGCGGTGCGTATGCCACGGTCTTCGGCCCCTATCACGAGGTGCCCACCGAGGTCGCCGGCAGGATCCTGTACCTGGCCCCCGGAAGCCAGAAATGGATCGAAGTCGCGAACGACTTGAATTACGCCAATGGCGTCGGCGTCTCGCCCGACCAGAAGACGCTCTATGTGAGCGAAACGGTCGGCAATTGCATCCTCAAGTTCTCGATCCGTCCCGATGGCTCGCTCGGCCGGCGAGCGAACTTCGCGCTCCTGAATCTGCTGGTTCCGGACAAGCATCGGTCGTGGTGGCTCGGTCCCGACAGCATGAAGCTCGATCGCAAGGGCAATCTGTACGTCGCTCAATGGTTCGGCGGAAAGATCCTGAAGATCTCCCCCGACGGGAAGCTGCTACACGTGTTCCCGATCGCAGCGGGCGACGGCACCACGAACGTCGCATTCGGCCCCGGCGAGAAGGATCTGTACGTGACGGTGGTGAAGGATCCGAACGATCCCAAGGCCAGGGGAAGCGTCGTGCGGGTTCCGAACGTCGAGTAGGGACCCGGGCGCGCGCATCCGCGGGACCGACTGCAACCGAAGGCTCGAACCGCATGCAGATCCGCTTCGATCAGAGAGTCGTCATCGTCACCGGCGCCGCGCACGGCATCGGGCGCGCGATCGCGCTGGCCTTCGCGGAGCTCGGCGCGCGCGTGATCGGCTGCGACCTGCTGGCCGAGGAGCTGCGCGAGACCGAGCGGATGGCGGCCACCGGCAGCTCGCGGCTCACCGCGCGTCCGCTCGACGTCACGAGCCGTGATGCGGTTCAGGCGATGGCGGGCGAGACGC
Above is a genomic segment from Candidatus Sulfotelmatobacter sp. containing:
- a CDS encoding SMP-30/gluconolactonase/LRE family protein, producing MQVRGLLGIALALMFSAAAAKAQEVTVVSDVLGPEGPLFIDGNLYYVAWTTGSLSRWDGKTTTVLNSMPGCSHNGLALTKRKTFLLACTDEHGAILELDMTGRQLHRWDADDRGRPFTGGINDVVVTPNGGAYATVFGPYHEVPTEVAGRILYLAPGSQKWIEVANDLNYANGVGVSPDQKTLYVSETVGNCILKFSIRPDGSLGRRANFALLNLLVPDKHRSWWLGPDSMKLDRKGNLYVAQWFGGKILKISPDGKLLHVFPIAAGDGTTNVAFGPGEKDLYVTVVKDPNDPKARGSVVRVPNVE